CGGGGTTACTCGCGTTCAAGCGGGCCCTACATGCCTTACATCACCCCTGAGAGGAAATCAAAACCATTTTTAGCCAATCGCACCTGCCTCTTAATCAGACTAATTTAAAACCAACTCTCTCGTCGCCACATGAGCAATTTCAGAGCACATCTCTCTGAGTGGTTTGCCTCCTTATTGTGGCTAATATTACCAGCTAGGGCCATATTCTTAGACACATACGCATGCAAACATGAAAGTATGCAATAATTTAGGTCCATAAGTTTGCACTATTTGCAGAcccatgttttcttctttctattttttttcctgtatttcaGCTTTACTGTAATGCAAACAAACATATTACAACATAAAGGTGCATCATTAGTTTCGAGGCTCCATGTTGCACGACCATTTTCAAAGTCTCATTTATAAGATTGCAGTTCTTCCATCTATTATTCTGCTTCAAAGGCCAAATCCTGATTGCATAATAGAATATTTGTCTTGGGgcgggggggtggggtgggggggatgGGGGCAGGTGACCTTTCTAACAATCTCTATGGAATAAGCTCAGGTTTGCGTAGCTTTAATTATCTAAAGGCAACAAACCCTTTCTTCATTCTttccatctgaaaaaaaaatcaacctcaGGACCTCAAGGCAGATCATTAATCAACTTAATGATCATGATTAAGTCACTTCAGAGATTATGGTGTTTCTCTATTCATAAAGCGCACATCGCTAAGGCCTGACTTTTCTGACATGAGAGCACTTGTGCTTCAGTGTTGGCGTGAATATTTAAACCCAACAAAGGGCGTCTTTGCGGAGCTGTGAAGGTGGGCTTGGCATGTGAATAAGTACTGAAGGAAAGGTTCACACATGATAGCGCTCAGAAcagctgctctgctctctgtgggcctttttctgctgctgacaCCAGGAGCGCTCACAGCTAAAGGTAAATCTGCTGCAATGTAACCTTGGCTTTGTGGATTTATGTCATGCAATGCATCATTTGGGAACGTGACTTTCTGTGCAGGTCCAGCATCTCTTCATATCAGAGTGTCTGTGGAGAATGACCCGTCGAACATGACCCCTGAGTCCTACGCCGGCTCTGTGGTGGAGGGAGGAGTGCTGCTGGGAGCTCTGAGGAGGCTGCAGGAAGCACAGCAGGGCTTCGAGTAAGATCACCCATGATGTTCCCTTTTACTCTTAGAGGGGGCTCAGCTGTCTCTCCTGCATTTTTTAAGCCGATGGTGACCCATTTCTGCTTTGAAAGAAGCTCCTGTCTTGTATGCCTCCAGGTTCATGGTGAAGGAGGACCCAGACTTTGGCCTGTTGCTGGAGAGTGTGAATGGAGTAGCTGGAAATGAGCGCGCGCAGACATACTGGGAGATCTGGTCGGAAAACTCTGGAGAGTTCAGCAGATTGGATGTGGGTGAGTATCCTCCTCAGAGATTCGGTACAACATATCTGAGGAAGACTTAATGAGCTGTAATGAGGCAGGAGATTTGGTTATTCTTTCACTTATTGCCTCAGGATGCCCTTGAGTGTGAGTATTCTAAAATAGCATTACTTTTGCTTAAGGAGGAGCCACTGCTATTGCACAACAAGTAATTCTTTTGAGAGAGGATGCCACACATAGAATGTAGTTTTTATCTTGTAATTGTGATTTCTGTAGGAACACCACCTGTATCTAAGAGTGAACTCAAACATCAGTGTTTCATGTCTCTCTCTTTGCAGGAATCAGCTGCTACACACCTAAACCAGATGAGCACATCATCCTCAGGTTGGATTCCACAACAATGATGAGCGTTCAGTAGCAGCTCTTCAGGACCAGAAGTGGAGGAGAACTGAACCttattttctttatcttttttgtaTTATGGTTGTCTGTTGATTGTAAAGTTCTAGTAAAGTGCAAAATAGTGCTCAGGGTTGTGACCTGCTATGTGacagtaaataaaacagcaacatcTAGTGGttttcagcagcaacatcatCTGTCAAATACATAATGTTTTGTGAATATTAGACTTGTGTGGTCTGTATTTCTGTAACTACTATGCTGGGTATCGGTAATGAACTCTTAAAAAAAGCATTCCAAAGAATATAAGAAACATCACAATCCAGGAAGACTACTGCTTAGCGGAGTTGTTTAGAGTGGATGCATACTTGATGTAAATTGAGTTTAGTTTCGAGCTCTGATGGATTGTGTGACTGAATGCTTCAGAAATTAACCGGATTATACTTGCACCAGaagtatttttgttctttttattcatTACAAATGCACCACaaatcattttacatctctATAATCCAtctacaaaatataaaaataaagttttaattgtacaacaaatatatttttgctCTATATTTGTGAACTAAATATAATACAATAGAATAAATACACTTTGTTAACATGGTTCACAACACTCTTCATGCTAACTCTGACCCCTGACCAAAGCTGCTCCCTTTGTAACAAGATTAtggtttcagctccttccaggaCAGATGGACTGAGAGGAGGAGCGATGAGGCAGTGACGCTAATCTCTGTGGTTTCACTTCCCTCAACTCGCTTTTAATATTGttcaaacatgcacacatgttTACAGACATGCGTGTTAAACAGAGCATGTAAGCTATTGCTGGTAGATGAAATTTGTGACAAGAAATATTTAGCACCAGATTAAATCAACCAGTTGAAGAATGCTGTCTGTCTACACAAAAGACTGTTTTTTATCATTAGACTGGAGTCGGTTGAAGTCACTCTgcatttgaaataatttcttgtCCCAAGTCTGATTTCACCTCAGACACTATTTTCTGATCCACTCGACACCAAAcatcacacacactgactgaaCTCAACCTCAGGCACAGAAATCCTCTTGTCATCGTGTATAAtcctaaataaagaaaacaagaggAAACTGTTGGCGTCAGTGTGCCGGAAAGATTGAATTAGCGCCTCAAAACATCCAGATTTTAGTCCCCACAATTGGATTAAGCAGCAAAAACATAGTGTGACTCTGATTCACagctggtttgtgtctcttctttgTCTGTAGCTTCTCTGTACAGTATCAACATCTTCTCTGTGTTAGCCTGCAGATGCTAaagataaaaagacaaaaaagtgttCTTCGTATGGACTTTCTGACAGCAGGGCAGCAAATTCATATGCAAAGCAATGAATTAACAACATTCAAGTGTATTTGCACTGAGAAAACAGTGCAACATGCTCACATTGCATCTGTTCATCAAGTCAAGTGGTCAAAAAGCTGAGCAGTGTGGTGGAGAAGCTACTCACCACATGATAAAGCGCAGTCGCAAATGCAAGGGACACACTGTGCAAAGAACCGCTTCCAGCCAGTCTCCTTCTTCTTACAGTTGTCTATCCGACTGCAGCCTTGTTTGGGCGGGCCAAAGTAGCTCTTGTATTCGCAGGTGGAGTTGCACGTGCCGTTTAGTTCCCTCTCGCTGATTTCAATGCGTCCCCGCTGACACATTCCTGACAGGAAGGTAAAAGAAGTAAAAGGTTCACACAGGGTCATTAAACCTTTCGTCATTGCAGTGAGCGTTCACTCACGGAGGCAGGTGGGTTTCGGGGTCCACAGGCCGTTAGACTGACACGACCTGGTTGGGTTTCCCACGAGCATGAAACCAGAGCGACAGGAGTACCTCACCACAGAGCCCACCCACCAGTCATTACCGTACACAACTCCATTATAGTCCACATCTGGCCTCCCACAGTTCACTGGcacacagaggagagaaaatgCAAAGGACAGCATCCCGTTAAGCTCAGCTACAGAACACAGTGACTCTCTGCATCTGAGTGGCTCAATGGAATATGAACAGAACATCAGTCTGGGTCTCACCTCTGCACAGGGACTTGGAGCCGAGCCAGCAGCAGCTCGAGTCTCCACAGCGATCCTTCCTCAGCTCCTCATGCCGTGACTTACAGCCTCCTAAACAAAGAGGTGCCGACCCGGACCAGTATGTGTCGTCTACGTAGTCCGGTTGGGGAATCCACTCTATCTCACCTACAGTAAAGCAATTATATTGACTTCTTCATATGTTAGAGCAGGACAAACATCTATACAATCACTAAAATATGATTCTTGAAGTTTCCTAATGGAAACCCCAACATGGAAATGCTCTTCAGACTATGAGGCCAACATTATTATTGCAATGTACAGTTTCATAATAACTCCTTACATAATACAGAGTCTTGTTCTATGTCTTAGAGGCCAGAACGTGATTGAAAGCTACTATATTGCCAGAAAAGGAGATCTTACCACTACCTTCCAGCTCTCCATTCCACTCAGGCAACTGAGAAATCCCCCTCTGGAAGGAcccaaacaacaacagcagcagcagcagcagcagtgcatTTAACCTCATGGTGCCCATCTTCTGATGCAATTAGTTTCTGTGGAAAAACTGCGGATGCATCTGGGGACTGAGCGGCAACATTATACTACACATTATACTATACTACATCATCAACCTTGCAAAATCCAGACATGAAGCCATTAGACGCTGTCCCAGTAGAGCTGAGTATACCGACTGCAGAACGAGGAAGCAGAGAGTTTAAGTAACACTCAAACTAAGCTCTGTGTGCTGCCTAATCTTCTACACACAGCTAATGCTGCGTGCTGTATGTCAAGCTGTGACTGGAGCCATGGCTTTAGAGGAGGTTTGTCATGAATTAAGTCACCTGGTCAAAGCTTTATACAAGATCAAagcagaaagaggagaagaaaattATACTGAAAGGCACAGAGAATAAAAGCTATGATAAAGATGAAGGGTTACTTACAACCACAGCACACTATATGTAccctttaaaacaaacaaaaaaagcattaagaaagtgaaaatctggcagcaaggatggcagaatatgttaaaaatggtggaaaactaacattttcaaacagtgAATATAACTGCAAAtgtaaataacagtaaaaaaaaaaagcaaaacaagctttaaatatatatttaccaAATTTCAATTCTTAGTAAACGGAAATTTTCtatcaaacaacagcaaatatcttaaaataataatttcaatagaataaaaaaatgtactttgatggccaaatgttgtaaaagaacaaactaccATTTATAAAACTACTGAGATCCTGTTATTGGATTCAAATAAGTCACACTAGGTGTTTATCCTCACAGGCTAACCAGCCATGGGCTTAAccatttgcacaaaaaaaaaacgtttgaAATCATTTGCAAGAAATTTGACAATTAGGGCCAcaaatatttactgtcattattttaaaaaaaatgaacttgtTTAAACAGTTGCTGATTAGTGTCCTTGTGACTGAGCAATGAGTCCAGTTTAATGACCATATGAGTCAGTAATTTGGAAAGACAATATCTGAACTTACACCTAAAGACTGTTATTTGTTTTAGATAAATAAAATGCCCGTTTTTGTTACAGTCCCAGCTAAtaactaatcagagctgcagtgcaaCACTTACGTTCAGCAGGGGGCGCCATAACGGCAGCACTACATAATGACCTGcaagtaatgcataataaacaTGAACGATAAATAATCTTCTTTAAATAACTTGTTAAAATCaaacattcaacaaaaaaattttctgtgtaaaagtaaCAACATCTAAATAAACCAAAAGCTTCACGTGTTTATTCAAGTTGCAGATTAAGAATCAACACATTTCCAAAGCCGCCTCTCTGCTggatttcacacattttaatgaATATTAAGGCTAACGCTCCGTTCCTGTGACTCATATCCTTTAAGGGTTGTGGCTGATGTATTTCTaaatttgaatgaatgaaaacccAGTGAGCAGCGCAGGATTAGCATCCAACTGTTAAGATGTTACAGCGTGATACAGTGAATGaactgaaaataatttaaaaacacaggCAAACAGGATGCTCAACATTCgcaaacaaaacacagccaAACAGATTTGTAACCTAATATAGGCTTATCGTCCAGATCAGATGCAATAGAGCGTGTATATCTTCATTTGAATGTTAGAATTTCCTTCAAAGTTTTCACTTTATATTAAAATCTAAGCAACATCTTGGTACCAGCCAACATTAGACACTAACGTCCTCCACAGAAGAAGCAGCACAAGCAAAAAGTCATAATCCATGTTTGTCCTAAAGGCAGAGCTGTGCAGATCAGTGACGCTGCACCACTCCATATTGTACAGCTTCTCCAGCATCAGCCTTATGCAGACGAGCAGTGAAACACTCCTGATCCCGATCCATGATCAGACAGAAGCAGCAGGACgaacctcctcctcttctttatCCTCCACATGTCTGAAGCTGCTCCTTTCAAAAGGCTAACAGCCATATTAAGTTAGTGTAGACCGCTCAAGGCCAGTATGTGTCCCTGCagcaggagagaaaatacagatttctaaGCTGTATTTCTGTAGACCTTCCTGCTATGCACAGGACGTGTGTTGAGTCAAACCACCTGCATTCCTTGTTGCTGAGCAGCGTCCTGCAGCTGCAGCATGACAGAGTCCTCCCCTCCCTGTGACAAACCTCCAGTGAGGACGTAAAACATGCCCTCCTCCTGACCGCCCTCCTCTGTGTTGATGGTCGGTTCCTCAGTCCTCTGCTCCTCCAGCAGCACCCCTCTCAGTTCCACCTGGACCTCTGAAGGAGCTGCTCCTGCAgattcctcctccagctcctgacCTTCAGTCTGGTCaccgtcgtcgtcgtcgtcatcCTCCGCCTGCCTGTTTTGTCTTTCCCTCATCAGCTGCTCTGTCAGTTCCACACTCTCATAGCGAATCAGCTGCAGGCGCAAGAAACCGTCTTCGTGTTCTTTGTACCTGACAGAAATAACAGACGATCAGTGCTGCAATATTCCACATATCAGAATCACTTCACTTTCATCAATGCAACACTAACCTGAACCTGGGGTGTCCAGAGGGCCACTTGAACTGGTGCTTTTTGTGCAGATGGACAGTTAGGTTGTTGCCCCTGGTGAAACACTGGCCACACACATGGCACTTGTAGCGAGCTACAAAACTCCCCTGATTATGCAAAGAGGGCATTAAAAAGCCATAAATACATGAGATTAAACCTTCCTATTGAAGTGAAAGTCAGCAGTTGTGTCAAAAATCACCTCATGCTCTCTCTTGTGGTGAGTCTTCATGGTGCCAAGAGTGCGAGAGGTGAAGCCACAGCCGGGAAAGTCACAGTGGAAAGCCGGCTCGCTGCTGTGGGTATCCAGGTGTTTGCGCAAGTCAATCAGATTCTTACAgctacaaatacagaaaaagacaaCATCATTGTTTGTTCAACAGCTTCAACTTGATTTGAACTGTTGCAGCTTCACGAGCTGCGCTACCTGTATTCACAGTAGTCACAGCTGTACGGCTTCTCATTACTGTGGCGAAACTTGATATGGCTGCGCAGTGAAGAGGGTGACGGGCAAGTCATGTCACACAACGGACATTTGTAGTGGCTCACTGTTCCaatgagaaaaagacaaatgagTAGAGTCATTCAATTATActtctatgtacactacagttcaaCTTAGAAACGTCcttagttttgaaagaaaatctgttcTTTACAATGAACAATTACtcagaaatccagtccagacattgttaatgtggtaaatgactattctagctggaaacggctgatttttaatagaatatctacatagaggtacagaggaacatttccagcaaccatcactcctgtgttctaatgctacattgtgttagctaatggtgttgaaaggctaattgatgattagaaaacccttgcgcaattatgttagcacatgaataaatgtgtgagttttcatggaaagcttTAGAACGGTCTTGTGTATGCGTCTAATAATACTGCAGAGCTATTTGTTGTCAACAAGATTCCTTCACTCCCTTACAGAGCTGCTCAAAAATAGACATCATAAAGCCTATTTTTACTTCTGGttgtgaaataatttatttcaaaacTTGACACTGTTGTTATAACAACAGAAACATCTATTACTGAGTTTTCTTTGCAATGTTTATCGCTGACAGGATGCAGGGGTCTAGAGAACTGAGGCTGTATGTTGTTTATTAAAGTGAATGTGCTGAAACTGAACTGCAATGTATGTAAGGATTTAATACTGCAATCTAACAGTGGAACCCTGGTGTGATCATGGGCTTGGAAGTCAAGAGCATAAAGACAACATGGACAATACTTTAAACTCTGTTTAAAGTATGAGTGACAATGATAAGGAAAGGAAACTAGTCTTCAGAGTTAAGGCCTATATACTTTTTTTAACTAATGTAGTTCATTCTACAAGGACAGCAACTAATGTTTACCATCTAATATTACAAATGAAATGATAGCTAACAAAATTGTTATGCAATATGTGTATTTTCACAATTAATCAGAAGTTGTCATCTCAACTTTCCCAGCTGGGaacaatttttttatttcaataccaaaattaatacatttaaaggCAACACGGGATggaaactcaaaaacagaaaaaaaggaacCATTGTGGATCAAATATGCCGATTTaacacactgctcaaaaaattaaggCAACACTTAATCATCACAGTACGACACCAATTCAACTAAACTACCGGGATATCGATCTGTTCAGTTAGGAAGTGTAAGTGATTGTGAATCTCCTCCTCAGTGTGTTCATAATTGGGGTTTTCACTGCCTAttattatgtcattttgttctcAATAAGTTACACAGTGCATATGAATGATTTAAGTTTTCCCTTAAATGTTTTGAGCAGTTTAGTTACTGTAAGAAGTGGTTTACAAAACCAATCTGTCGGGTTTTGAGTTTCGAGGGACACAAGCAGTATTATTCCGGCCCATCCTACTCTCATAGATCATCTTTACTGTGTTTTAATGAAGCTGAATTCATAATATAGTCATTATATTTACTTATATATCTAATTCTGTGGGTAAATATTTGAACTAAGTGGAAAAATATGCTCACACACTCAGAAAAATGCTGTTAACTGACAGACATTACCAAGATGAAGTACTACACATTAAAGCTTGATTTTATGACAGACTAATGACAGCAGGTGTGTCGGCTAAAGCCAACTATAATTTGAGACTATGACAGCCAGGGTTAGAAGCATAGAGGCTAGGGATATTCAAGTACAGCCACAAAACATCTATATGAACCTCAGAAACACATTACACATCCTGTAAAACTCAGAGAATGTCAACAAAGTGTTTCCAATAGAGCTAGAGCTCAGTGGGATCCTGTGGTTATAAGAGGAAATGACTAGACTGTCAGGTTCAGTGTCTGTTTTATAACAGAATGCCAAACGCAATcattttttctgcaaaacaaatctACCCACGGGCACAAAAATAAAGTATCCTTGAACCTTGTGATACTGACAACATGATGAGGGAGGCACTGACCGTGAGTCCTCATGTGGTCTCTCAGTAGTCTTTCTGTTGCAAAGCGTTTGGAACAGTGAGAACACTGGAACCTCTGACCTGCagcgcacacacatacaaacaaacacacaaaggaaGAATTGCTTAAATTACTAGACAGTTACATTTAAATGTAGCAAATGAGCACTAATGGCTATTCGTCTTCCTGCCATTATTTTGACGGGATTTACCTTCCATGGCGCTCTGTCGTATGATGTGGTCAAAGAGCTTGGTGTTGTTGGCGTACATCCCTCCACAAGCTGGACACGCTACGACCTTCTCCTGGGTGTGGCTGCGCAGGTGCTCCCGCAGCTTCGGACGCCCTTTAGCAGTGGCTTCACAATCTGGAGAACGACAGGCGCAGATGTTAGACTTAATAATCAAATACTGTTGCACAGAGAACGTACGCCGTCATGCTAAATAACGCACCCTTCCATCCACAGCGTATTGGCAGTTCACAGTCTCCTGTCGGTAAATCTATGCACTGGCTGTGCATCTCCACATGTCGGTAGAACCACTCTGGGTTTTCATACGGCGGTTGCTTTAACAAATGTGCATAGAAAGAAGAGACACACCAATGTTTAGAGTTTAATAAGAAAAGGCTTTAATTCTACTTCACAGACACTCAAAAGGCAAAAACGCTCGATTTTTCTCAGCTGAGTGCACTTGGAGTTCAAGTCACTTTGCACCTCAGTCGCACAAGCTGTTTTATCCTGTATATACAGCATATTgagttaaatataaaaatgatggCAAAATGCAACTATTTGTTGGCGTGTGGCTTCACAGAGCAGTCTCGAATTAGCTGAAGCATACTCAGTATCACATCTACATGTTCTGAAATCAGATGGtcaaacacagcaacagcagcttctccagGCCTTTTCTTAGTCTTACCTCACAATCCTCCCACAGACAGATAAAATTGTCTGGGATTTCGGGGATGATGTTGCGATTGTGGTAGGCGATGGAGCAGCTGCCAATTTCTGGCTGGGCATTGAGGACCTGCTGACCCAACTGCTTCAGCTTGGTGTGGTAGCAGTGAAAGAACACATGCCGACGCAGTTCTTCAGAGCCCTCAACAGAGCAGAAGCCACAGTCTCTCCAGAGACAGTTTCTCTCCTCTTGGAACGGAAAACAAAGACATGACATGAGGAAATGTCACTCTTTCAGGACTTTACACTGCAGCAATACTACTTGCTACCTTTTGATTTAAAGCAGGAGAGCACATTAGATGTAAATAGAGATGTATTAAGTTATCAAATTGAAGATACAGCTGCAAAACGTTGATgtctaaaagcagaaaacatcagCATGTCCTTCCTTTCTGGTCCACAGTAGTGCTGAATGATTTGGGGAAAATATCTAATTGAAATTATGATACAATTTAAAGTGCAGCTTCAGATCAAGATTTGAGATGAAATGAAAGATGAGATTGAAAACATGCACATCTGTATATAATATCACAGTGCTGAGCTTATATAAAAAAGTAAGTAATGACCTAAAGCAGTGTAAAGGTACTTTCAAAGCATAGCTGTATGTAAACATGTGTTCAGGTTCAGTATGTGAAAAATAGAAGGTATGTATGATAATAGGGTCTTTCTGTAAACAATCCCTGACACTGAAAGAAGTCCATTGCATTCACTGCTTGGAATGAGCACTTGCAAAATCTTCAATCTAGTTAGATAAGTAAATTAAAATAACCTCTGAGTCCGGCAATTTTATTAAGTGCACAGCTTCAAATAGCAACTTTGGATGTTCAGGTCCAATCTACAGACATATTCACTACAGATTTACTTTGGGTGCCTATAGGTGACACTGAGGTTAATCAAGAGATCTGATGAGTTAAAGACATTACACTGTTCATTCATATCCACTACACAGCAGCACATATAAAAATCAGTGATACACGTCCATGTCATAGGTGCACTCATGTCAATATTAGATTTCTTTCCACAACCAAATGTCCGAATAAACACTTAAACTACAATGCTAGTTTTCGTCTCACCTTCTGcttcgtcttcctcctcctccgccaTGTTCAGAGCAGTAAGATGACCCTCTGCATGTTTGCAAAAGTTTTCCATGCGACTGAACGACTCCTGGCACGAACCCCATTCACACTCCAACTTCAGCGCTTTCTTCTGTATTCTCTTGTTAGGAGGCATCTGCCCGAGTTGCGTTAAATGCGTGTTTTACCTCCAGACTGAAGCTACGGACGTTATTTCCAGCGGCAGACCGTCACCTGCCATCCACCAGCTGCTAGCTAAACACGGTTAACGGCTCTCTGAAACATCCAGCAGCTCTAATAAAACTTTACTAACGTCACTGGAAACACACTGGTCCgcagaaaaatgcataaaaagtgacaaattagTTCAAACTTTAACACAACGGCGAGGAAACGTAAGTAACGAGCACAGCAATGATGTAGACAGAATTGCTACGGTCACAAGCATAGATATCTATGGTCACAAAACGCAAGTTGTGTGCAACATAGATGTTCCCCCCCTGAAACTTAGCGCAGATCAAGCGTTCCGCCAGGAATTTCTGTATTAAACAATCAATGTTATAAAGCAACTTAAAGTAATTTTCAATCGTATTTTTTGACGTATTTGTAATTTACTTACATTACATTTTCATTCTATGTTACTCTATATTTCTGCTGCACcacattttaaaagctgtttATCAAATATTATTTATCAGAACACACTATATAAGTAAGATTATTTGTAAGGCAAATGTCAATGTTTGGGAATTAAAAAGATAGTTTCATAGACCCTGAACGCAACATAATTTTGtccctttaaccctcctgttgtttccGTGTccgaaaaaaattcaaaaattcaaagaaattcccaaaattttggaaaatttgcaaaacttcaggaagaaatttccaataattccttaaaagtctcttttaaaagttttactttgaaaaattccccaaatttggcaagaaaagtcttgtaaatattttcaaaaaatgagtacaaatcttccaaaaaaaatcctaaaaatatctaaagtgattacagatatatatcagtaaaacttctaatattttctttgagaacatttagaaaaaaatcaaccaaaatccggttaaatttgctggattttggttgatttttttggtaatgttcttaagaaacatttgaaacatttctttctttccaccagaaaatgtttaaagatttcctaaaaatgttgaaaatgtggacatcagaagtttcactgtgaaagtgaagatttttttttccacattttcaaactttaaaccgggtcagttttgacccgcaggacgacacaagggttaaacaaTTAgttaataaataacaatatctTGTCCTTTATCTACTGAATTGAACACTGCAACACTGTATGATAAGCTAAAACttttcacactgtggtattgctTCTTGTAATTAAGGAATTGGATATTTATTACACTTAttctataataataatgacgGCACAAGCTTATATTTGAATTTTCCCAGCTTTTATTTCGTCATTAACGTCTATAATCTCAACAGTAAACAGCTTATCGCTTGTAGTTACATTCCTAAACAAAATAGTCCAGTGCCAGTTGTCTTCACATTAATGTTTACTGAGCCCTTGAGGGGAAAAATGCATATCAgtcaaaaaaataatgcaatccTGTATCCAATAGTAACAAGAAGGGTAGAAACAATTAATTCTCATTGGTCAGAACACCCATCACTCTTCATAAACCTTAAGTTACAATCTCCAGACACCATCCTATCTAACATCCCCACTACTCATCT
This genomic stretch from Acanthochromis polyacanthus isolate Apoly-LR-REF ecotype Palm Island chromosome 17, KAUST_Apoly_ChrSc, whole genome shotgun sequence harbors:
- the si:ch211-117m20.4 gene encoding CUB and sushi domain-containing protein 1 isoform X1, translating into MGTMRLNALLLLLLLLLFGSFQRGISQLPEWNGELEGSGEIEWIPQPDYVDDTYWSGSAPLCLGGCKSRHEELRKDRCGDSSCCWLGSKSLCRVNCGRPDVDYNGVVYGNDWWVGSVVRYSCRSGFMLVGNPTRSCQSNGLWTPKPTCLRMCQRGRIEISERELNGTCNSTCEYKSYFGPPKQGCSRIDNCKKKETGWKRFFAQCVPCICDCALSCASAG
- the hinfp gene encoding histone H4 transcription factor, whose amino-acid sequence is MPPNKRIQKKALKLECEWGSCQESFSRMENFCKHAEGHLTALNMAEEEEDEAEEERNCLWRDCGFCSVEGSEELRRHVFFHCYHTKLKQLGQQVLNAQPEIGSCSIAYHNRNIIPEIPDNFICLWEDCEQPPYENPEWFYRHVEMHSQCIDLPTGDCELPIRCGWKDCEATAKGRPKLREHLRSHTQEKVVACPACGGMYANNTKLFDHIIRQSAMEGQRFQCSHCSKRFATERLLRDHMRTHVSHYKCPLCDMTCPSPSSLRSHIKFRHSNEKPYSCDYCEYSCKNLIDLRKHLDTHSSEPAFHCDFPGCGFTSRTLGTMKTHHKREHEGSFVARYKCHVCGQCFTRGNNLTVHLHKKHQFKWPSGHPRFRYKEHEDGFLRLQLIRYESVELTEQLMRERQNRQAEDDDDDDGDQTEGQELEEESAGAAPSEVQVELRGVLLEEQRTEEPTINTEEGGQEEGMFYVLTGGLSQGGEDSVMLQLQDAAQQQGMQVV
- the tcnba gene encoding transcobalamin beta a, which produces MIALRTAALLSVGLFLLLTPGALTAKGPASLHIRVSVENDPSNMTPESYAGSVVEGGVLLGALRRLQEAQQGFEFMVKEDPDFGLLLESVNGVAGNERAQTYWEIWSENSGEFSRLDVGISCYTPKPDEHIILRLDSTTMMSVQ
- the si:ch211-117m20.4 gene encoding CUB and sushi domain-containing protein 1 isoform X2; the encoded protein is MGTMRLNALLLLLLLLLFGSFQRGISQLPEWNGELEGEIEWIPQPDYVDDTYWSGSAPLCLGGCKSRHEELRKDRCGDSSCCWLGSKSLCRVNCGRPDVDYNGVVYGNDWWVGSVVRYSCRSGFMLVGNPTRSCQSNGLWTPKPTCLRMCQRGRIEISERELNGTCNSTCEYKSYFGPPKQGCSRIDNCKKKETGWKRFFAQCVPCICDCALSCASAG